In a single window of the Rhineura floridana isolate rRhiFlo1 chromosome 3, rRhiFlo1.hap2, whole genome shotgun sequence genome:
- the TNF gene encoding tumor necrosis factor, giving the protein MSSEHLVYDVEKGDHKIVVVREKPQKDSRWKCLTVCSLLLLIGATFVFAVLQFGAFKQSEHQDARENRNSFSEGLPDTMKVQALMSNKPAAHAIAVRTPNKQLVWTTDVAPAIQENGMQLDKNDNSLVVPSTGLYFVYSQVMFHGDTCPESPLLLSHTVSWSSSQFNSNVDLLKAIKSVCEGGSDTQGHKSMWFESIYQGAVFRLNKGDHVWSKTESSQYLDFTHHGQIYFGIVAM; this is encoded by the exons ATGAGCTCCGAGCATTTGGTGTACGACGTGGAGAAAGGGGACCACAAAATCGTCGTGGTGCGCGAAAAGCCGCAGAAAGACAGCCGCTGGAAATGCCTAACCGTCTGTTCCCTGCTGCTCTTGATCGGGGCCACGTTCGTTTTTGCCGTCTTGCAGTTCGGCGCCTTCAAGCAGTCAGAACACCAG gATGCCAGGGAAAACAGAAACTCATTTTCTG AAGGGTTGCCGGACACAATGAAAGTGCAAGCCTTGATGTCCAATAAACCAGCTGCCCATGCCATTG CTGTTAGAACACCCAACAAACAATTGGTCTGGACGACAGATGTGGCACCTGCCATACAGGAGAATGGTATGCAGTTGGACAAAAATGACAACTCCCTTGTAGTACCTTCCACTGGACTCTACTTTGTCTACTCTCAGGTCATGTTCCATGGTGACACCTGCCCGGAGTCCCCTCTGCTGCTCAGCCACACCGTATCGTGGTCTTCCTCACAGTTCAATTCCAATGTGGACTTGCTGAAAGCCATCAAGTCTGTCTGTGAGGGCGGAAGTGACACCCAGGGCCACAAGAGTATGTGGTTTGAATCCATTTATCAAGGGGCTGTCTTTAGATTGAATAAAGGAGACCACGTGTGGTCCAAAACGGAATCTTCCCAGTATCTGGACTTTACCCACCATGGACAGATATATTTTGGGATTGTTGCCATGTAA